The following are encoded together in the Astyanax mexicanus isolate ESR-SI-001 chromosome 8, AstMex3_surface, whole genome shotgun sequence genome:
- the LOC111196296 gene encoding uncharacterized protein LOC111196296, with protein MADLLPRSKVKGVDMCGHSVFHHFIIRSDLGCYMYSTDVHKGLNLTIYNLHPSCQGGDHYLASQNRFFIIKGSRYRCVSDMSTDLDSAVYDLHPKCQGGEHYLSVFGRFYIIFQSRGVFRTTSDLTTYGDGTENILHPNCKDGLYYWATFNAIFLVQPKGDWGVQFHRTYNLNEPYASTYSVHPDILNFLPGGVAVTHGTAFAKWELIKTIANHSKTPITWEKRISRKVGYTKAKSSSMEHNWKVSLSASYTAGTLTEAIAKFQFSLTGKYGGAKVNTENQSWEEATETEEKVNLTLQPNEKIYMWQYKLGFGKEDVLFCRDIRFNDDPNPPTDVPLPPSNM; from the coding sequence ATGGCAGACCTGCTTCCAAGGAGTAAAGTCAAAGGTGTTGACATGTGTGGTCATAGTGTATTCCATCACTTTATTATACGCTCTGACCTTGGCTGCTACATGTACTCAACTGATGTACATAAAGGACTCAACctcacaatttacaatttacaccCCTCCTGTCAGGGAGGAGACCACTACCTCGCCTCTCAAAACAGGTTTTTCATCATCAAAGGCAGTCGTTATCGGTGCGTGTCTGATATGAGTACAGATTTAGATTCTGCTGTCTATGACCTCCACCCAAAGTGTCAGGGCGGTGAACACTATCTGTCTGTTTTTGGGCGTTTCTACATAATCTTTCAGAGCAGAGGAGTGTTTCGCACTACTTCTGATTTGACTACATATGGAGATGGAACAGAAAATATTCTGCATCCCAACTGCAAGGATGGCCTGTACTACTGGGCGACTTTTAACGCCATTTTTTTGGTCCAGCCGAAAGGTGACTGGGGGGTCCAGTTCCACAGAACTTATAACCTAAATGAACCTTATGCTAGTACATACTCAGTTCACCCTGATATCCTGAACTTCCTTCCTGGTGGAGTGGCTGTCACACACGGTACAGCATTTGCAAAATGGGAACTCATTAAGACCATTGCCAATCATTCTAAAACCCCCATAACTTGGGAAAAGAGGATAAGCAGGAAAGTGGGCTACACCAAGGCCAAGTCATCAAGTATGGAGCACAACTGGAAAGTGTCCCTGAGTGCTTCATACACGGCAGGAACTCTGACTGAAGCAATCGCCAAATTCCAGTTCTCACTGACTGGAAAATACGGCGGGGCAAAGGTCAACACGGAAAATCAAAGCTGGGAAGAAGCGACTGAGACCGAAGAAAAAGTGAACCTGACTCTGCAGCCCAACGAGAAAATATACATGTGGCAGTACAAGCTCGGCTTTGGCAAAGAAGATGTCCTCTTCTGTCGTGACATAAGATTTAATGATGATCCAAACCCCCCTACTGATGTTCCTCTTCCACCGTCCAACATGTAG